A window of Xyrauchen texanus isolate HMW12.3.18 chromosome 10, RBS_HiC_50CHRs, whole genome shotgun sequence contains these coding sequences:
- the LOC127650845 gene encoding LOW QUALITY PROTEIN: epiplakin-like (The sequence of the model RefSeq protein was modified relative to this genomic sequence to represent the inferred CDS: inserted 2 bases in 2 codons; deleted 1 base in 1 codon) translates to MGFKLVFPTWESGVLTKRLKATASSASRHELFEAKIISKDMFSKLINEEVQDDDINKMESIQKYLGATNCIAGVHIQSTKQNMSIYEAKNRGILTPGTSLVLLEAQAATGFMIDPVKNKKLSVEQSVADGIVGMEWKSKLLSAERAVTGYTDPHTGKTISLFQALKKDLIVKDHGIRLLEAQIATGGIIDPVHSHRVPVEVAYQRGYFDEEMNKILSDPDDDTKGFFDPNTQENLTYLQLVERCVRDPNTGLSLLVIVKKGEYYFFIDEQTKHILKSTTTNKAGGKFQGQLVSLWDLLYSDYITEDKKRDLVQQFKSGTITVEKFLETVLTLVLQKSGTSTSTIKTSTTITTETTQNTNFQGIRKDVSSHEMLNSKIIDEKTYKDLTSGQVTVDYVSEMDSVRKYLQGTNSIAGVFVQSTKQTMSIFEAKNKGLLTPGTSLVLLEAQAATGFMIDPVKNKKLSVEQSVIDGIVGMEWKSKLLSAERAVTGYTDPHTGXTISLFQALKKDLIVKDHGIRLLEAQIATGGIIDPVHSHRVPVEVAYQRGYFDEEMNKILSDPDDDTKGFFDPNTQENLTYLQLVERCVRDPNTGLSLLVIVKKGEYYFFIDEQTKHILKSTTTNKAGGKFQGQLVSLWDLLYSDYITEDKKRDLVQQFKSGTITVEKFLETVLTLVLQKSGTSTSTIKTSTTITTETTQNTNFQGIRKDVSAHEMLNSKIIDEKTYKDLTSGQVTVDYVSEMDSVLKYLQGTNSIAGVFVQSTKQTMSIFEAKNKGLLTPGTSLVLLEAQAATGFMIDPVKNKKLSVEQSVVDGIVGMEWKSKLLSAERAVTGYTDPHTGKTISLFQALXKDLIVKDHGIRLLEAQIATGGIIDPVHSHRVPVEVAYQRGYFDEEMNKILSDPDDDTKGFFDPNTQENLTYLQLVERCVRDPNTGLSLLVIVKKGEYYFFIDEQTKHILKSTTTNKAGGKFQGQLVSLWDLLYSDYITEDKKRDLVQQFKSGTITVEKFLETVLTLVLQKSGTSTSTIKTSTTITTETTQNTNFQGIRKDVSAHEMLNSKIIDEKTYKDLTSGQVTVDYVSEMDSVRKYLQGTNSIAGVFVQSTKQTMSIFEAKNKGLLTPGTSLVLLEAQAATGFMIDPVKNKKLSVEQSVADGIVGMEWKSKLLSAERAVTGYTDPHTGKTISLFQALKKDLIVKDHGIRLLEAQIATGGIIDPVHSHRVPVEVAYQRGYFDEEMNKILSDPDDDTKGFFDPNTQENLTYLQLVERCVRDPNTGLSLLVIVKKGEYYFFIDEQTKHILKSTTTNKAGGKFQGQLVSLWDLLYSDYITEDKKRDLVQQFKSGTITVEKFLETVLTLVLQKSGTSTSTIKTSTTITTETTQNTNFQGIRKDVSAHEMLNSKIIDEKTYKDLTSGQVTVDYVSEMDSVRKYLQGTNSIAGVFVQSTKQTMSIFEAKNKGLLTPGTSLVLLEAQAATGFMIDPVKNKKLSVEQSVADGIVGMEWKSKLLSAERAVTGYTDPHTGKTISLFQALKKDLIVKDHGIRLLEAQIATGGIIDPVHSHRVPVEVAYQRGYFDEEMNKILSDPDDDTKGFFDPNTQENLTYLQLLERCVRDPNTGLSLLVIVKKGEYYFFIDEQTKHILKSTTTNKAGGKFQGQLVSLWDLLYSDYITEDKKRDLVQQFKSGTITVEKFLETVLTLVLQKSGTSTSTIKTSTTITTETTQNTNFQGIRKDVSAQEMLNSKIIDEKTYKDLTSGQVTVDYVSEMDSVRKYLQGTNSIAGVFVQSTKQTMSIFEAKNKGLLTPGTSLVLLEAQAATGFMIDPVKNKKLSVEQSVADGIVGMEWKSKLLSAERAVTGYTDPHTGQIISLFQALKKDLIVKDHGICLLEAQIATGGIIDPVHSHRVPVEVAYQRGYFDEEMNKILSDPDDDTKGFFDPNTQENLTYLKLVERCIRDPSTGLYILVLKK, encoded by the exons TGAACTCTTTGAAGCAAAAATTATTTCTAAAGACATGTTTAGTAAGCTTATCAATGAAGAAGTACAAGACGATGATATTAACAAAATGGAATCCATTCAAAAGTACCTAGGGGCAACAAACTGTATTGCTGGTGTTCATATCCAGTCTACCAAACAGAACATGAGCATCTATGAAGCTAAAAATAGGGGAATTCTGACTCCTGGAACATCTCTGGTTTTGCTAGAGGCACAGGCTGCCACTGGCTTTATGATCGACCCAGTgaagaacaaaaaactgtcagTAGAGCAGTCGGTGGCCGATGGCATTGTTGGGATGGAATGGAAGAGCAAACTGCTCTCTGCAGAGCGGGCAGTCACTGGTTACACTGACCCCCACACAGGGAAAACAATCTCTTTGTTCCAGGCCTTGAAAAAAGATCTTATTGTCAAGGACCACGGCATTCGTCTTCTAGAAGCTCAGATTGCTACAGGAGGCATCATCGATCCTGTACACAGTCATCGTGTTCCTGTGGAAGTGGCATACCAAAGAGGGTACTTTGATGAGGAAATGAACAAAATCCTTTCCGATCCAGATGATGACACAAAGGGCTTCTTTGATCCCAACACACAGGAAAATCTCACATACTTACAGCTTGTGGAGCGATGTGTTAGAGATCCAAACACTGGCCTCAGCCTCCTAGTCATTGTCAAGAAAGGCGAGTACTACTTCTTCATTGATGAACAAACAAAGCATATCCTCAAGTCTACAACCACGAACAAAGCAGGTGGAAAATTCCAAGGGCAGTTGGTTTCTCTCTGGGATCTGCTGTACTCTGATTACATCACTGAGGACAAGAAAAGAGATCTGGTGCAGCAGTTCAAATCAGGCACAATAACTGTTGAAAAATTCTTGGAAACTGTTCTAACGTTAGTATTGCAGAAATCAGGAACAAGTACCTCTACCATTAAAACATCAACTACAATAACCACTGAGACAACCCAAAATACCAATTTCCAAGGTATCAGAAAGGATGTGAGTTCCCACGAGATGCTGAATTCCAAAATCATTGATGAGAAAACGTACAAAGACCTAACTTCTGGACAAGTCACAGTCGATTATGTAAGTGAAATGGACTCTGTGCGAAAATACCTACAAGGGACAAATAGCATTGCTGGTGTGTTTGTCCAGTCTACCAAACAGACCATGAGCATCTTCGAAGCCAAAAATAAGGGACTTCTGACTCCTGGAACATCTCTGGTTTTGCTAGAGGCACAGGCTGCCACTGGCTTTATGATCGACCCAGTGAAAAACAAAAAGCTGTCAGTAGAACAGTCGGTGATCGATGGCATTGTTGGGATGGAATGGAAGAGCAAACTGCTCTCTGCAGAGCGGGCAGTCACTGGTTACACTGACCCCCACACAG AAACAATCTCTTTGTTCCAGGCCTTGAAAAAAGATCTTATTGTCAAGGACCACGGCATTCGTCTTCTAGAAGCTCAGATTGCTACAGGAGGCATCATCGATCCTGTACACAGTCATCGTGTTCCTGTGGAAGTGGCATACCAAAGAGGGTACTTTGATGAGGAAATGAACAAAATCCTTTCCGATCCAGATGATGACACAAAGGGCTTCTTTGATCCCAACACACAGGAAAACCTCACATACTTACAGCTTGTGGAGCGATGTGTTAGAGATCCAAACACTGGCCTCAGCCTCCTTGTCATTGTCAAGAAAGGCGAGTACTACTTCTTCATTGATGAACAAACAAAGCATATCCTCAAGTCTACAACCACGAACAAAGCAGGTGGAAAATTCCAAGGGCAGTTGGTTTCTCTCTGGGATCTGCTGTACTCTGATTACATCACTGAGGACAAGAAAAGAGATCTGGTGCAGCAGTTCAAATCAGGCACAATAACTGTTGAAAAATTCTTGGAAACTGTTCTAACGTTAGTATTGCAGAAATCAGGAACAAGTACCTCTACCATTAAAACATCAACTACAATAACCACTGAGACAACCCAAAATACCAATTTCCAAGGTATCAGAAAGGATGTGAGTGCCCACGAGATGCTGAATTCCAAAATCATTGATGAGAAAACGTACAAAGACCTAACTTCTGGACAAGTCACAGTCGATTATGTAAGTGAAATGGACTCTGTGCTG AAATACCTACAAGGGACAAATAGCATTGCTGGTGTGTTTGTCCAGTCTACCAAACAGACCATGAGCATCTTCGAAGCCAAAAATAAGGGACTTCTGACTCCTGGAACATCTCTGGTTTTGCTAGAGGCACAGGCTGCCACTGGCTTTATGATCGACCCAGTGAAAAACAAAAAGCTGTCAGTAGAACAGTCGGTGGTCGATGGCATTGTTGGGATGGAATGGAAGAGCAAACTGCTCTCTGCAGAGCGGGCAGTCACTGGTTACACTGACCCCCACACAGGGAAAACAATCTCTTTGTTCCAGGCCT AAAAAGATCTTATTGTCAAGGACCACGGCATTCGTCTTCTAGAAGCTCAGATTGCTACAGGAGGCATCATCGATCCTGTACACAGTCATCGTGTTCCTGTGGAAGTGGCATACCAAAGAGGGTACTTTGATGAGGAAATGAACAAAATCCTTTCCGATCCAGATGATGACACAAAGGGCTTCTTTGATCCCAACACACAGGAAAACCTCACATACTTACAGCTTGTGGAGCGATGTGTTAGAGATCCAAACACTGGCCTCAGCCTCCTTGTCATTGTCAAGAAAGGCGAGTACTACTTCTTCATTGATGAACAAACAAAGCATATCCTCAAGTCTACAACCACGAACAAAGCAGGTGGAAAATTCCAAGGGCAGTTGGTTTCTCTCTGGGATCTGCTGTACTCTGATTACATCACTGAGGACAAGAAAAGAGATCTGGTGCAGCAGTTCAAATCAGGCACAATAACTGTTGAAAAATTCTTGGAAACTGTTCTAACGTTAGTATTGCAGAAATCAGGAACAAGTACCTCTACCATTAAAACATCAACTACAATAACCACTGAGACAACCCAAAATACCAATTTCCAAGGTATCAGAAAGGATGTGAGTGCCCACGAGATGCTGAATTCCAAAATCATTGATGAGAAAACGTACAAAGACCTAACTTCTGGACAAGTCACAGTCGATTATGTAAGTGAAATGGACTCTGTGCGAAAATACCTACAAGGGACAAATAGCATTGCTGGTGTGTTTGTCCAGTCTACCAAACAGACCATGAGCATCTTTGAAGCCAAAAATAAGGGACTTCTGACTCCTGGAACATCTCTGGTTTTGCTAGAGGCACAGGCTGCCACTGGCTTTATGATCGACCCAGTGAAAAACAAAAAGCTGTCAGTAGAACAGTCGGTGGCCGATGGCATTGTTGGGATGGAATGGAAGAGCAAACTGCTCTCTGCAGAGCGGGCAGTCACTGGTTACACTGACCCCCACACAGGGAAAACAATCTCTTTGTTCCAGGCCTTGAAAAAAGATCTTATTGTCAAGGACCACGGCATTCGTCTTCTAGAAGCTCAGATTGCTACAGGAGGCATCATCGATCCTGTACACAGTCATCGTGTTCCTGTGGAAGTGGCATACCAAAGAGGGTACTTTGATGAGGAAATGAACAAAATCCTTTCCGATCCAGATGATGACACAAAGGGCTTCTTTGATCCCAACACACAGGAAAACCTCACATACTTACAGCTTGTGGAGCGATGTGTTAGAGATCCAAACACTGGCCTCAGCCTCCTTGTCATTGTCAAGAAAGGCGAGTACTACTTCTTCATTGATGAACAAACAAAGCATATCCTCAAGTCTACAACCACGAACAAAGCAGGTGGAAAATTCCAAGGGCAGTTGGTTTCTCTCTGGGATCTGCTGTACTCTGATTACATCACTGAGGACAAGAAAAGAGATCTGGTGCAGCAGTTCAAATCAGGCACAATAACTGTTGAAAAATTCTTGGAAACTGTTCTAACGTTAGTATTGCAGAAATCAGGAACAAGTACCTCTACCATTAAAACATCAACTACAATAACCACTGAGACAACCCAAAATACCAATTTCCAAGGTATCAGAAAGGATGTGAGTGCCCACGAGATGCTGAATTCCAAAATCATTGATGAGAAAACGTACAAAGACCTAACTTCTGGACAAGTCACAGTCGATTATGTAAGTGAAATGGACTCTGTGCGAAAATACCTACAAGGGACAAATAGCATTGCTGGTGTGTTTGTCCAGTCTACCAAACAGACCATGAGCATCTTCGAAGCCAAAAATAAGGGACTTCTGACTCCTGGAACATCTCTGGTTTTGCTAGAGGCACAGGCTGCCACTGGCTTTATGATCGACCCAGTGAAAAACAAAAAGCTGTCAGTAGAACAGTCGGTGGCCGATGGCATTGTTGGGATGGAATGGAAGAGCAAACTGCTCTCTGCAGAGCGGGCAGTCACTGGTTACACTGACCCCCACACAGGGAAAACAATCTCTTTGTTCCAGGCCTTGAAAAAAGATCTTATTGTCAAGGACCACGGCATTCGTCTTCTAGAAGCTCAGATTGCTACAGGAGGCATCATCGATCCTGTACACAGTCATCGTGTTCCTGTGGAAGTGGCATACCAAAGAGGGTACTTTGATGAGGAAATGAACAAAATCCTTTCCGATCCAGATGATGACACAAAGGGCTTCTTTGATCCCAACACACAGGAAAACCTCACATACTTACAGCTTTTGGAGCGATGTGTTAGAGATCCAAACACTGGCCTCAGCCTCCTTGTCATTGTCAAGAAAGGCGAGTACTACTTCTTCATTGATGAACAAACAAAGCATATCCTCAAGTCTACAACCACGAACAAAGCAGGTGGAAAATTCCAAGGGCAGTTGGTTTCTCTCTGGGATCTGCTGTACTCTGATTACATCACTGAGGACAAGAAAAGAGATCTGGTGCAGCAGTTCAAATCAGGCACAATAACTGTTGAAAAATTCTTGGAAACTGTTCTAACGTTAGTATTGCAGAAATCAGGAACAAGTACCTCTACCATTAAAACATCAACTACAATAACCACTGAGACAACCCAAAATACCAATTTCCAAGGTATCAGAAAGGATGTGAGTGCCCAGGAGATGCTGAATTCCAAAATCATTGATGAGAAAACGTACAAAGACCTAACTTCTGGACAAGTCACAGTCGATTATGTAAGTGAAATGGACTCTGTGCGAAAATACCTACAAGGGACAAATAGCATTGCTGGTGTGTTTGTCCAGTCTACCAAACAGACCATGAGCATCTTCGAAGCCAAAAATAAGGGACTTCTGACTCCTGGAACATCTCTGGTTTTGCTAGAGGCACAGGCTGCCACTGGCTTTATGATCGACCCAGTGAAGAACAAAAAGTTATCAGTAGAACAGTCGGTGGCTGATGGCATTGTTGGTATGGAATGGAAAAGTAAATTGCTCTCTGCAGAGCGGGCAGTGACTGGGTACACAGATCCCCATACAGGTCAAATAATCTCTTTGTTCCAGGCCTTGAAAAAAGATCTTATTGTCAAGGACCATGGCATTTGTCTTCTAGAAGCTCAGATTGCTACAGGAGGCATCATCGATCCTGTACACAGTCATCGTGTGCCTGTGGAAGTGGCATACCAAAGAGGGTACTTTGATGAGGAAATGAACAAAATCCTTTCTGATCCAGATGATGACACAAAGGGCTTCTTTGATCCCAACACACAGGAAAACCTCACTTATTTAAAGCTGGTTGAGCGGTGTATTAGGGACCCAAGTACAGGGCTTTATATACTTGTCTTAAAAAAGTAG
- the LOC127650826 gene encoding uncharacterized protein LOC127650826, with protein MEDLQDFASSSVSAKTIAAELKDDFYSKFVDDFLGDHNGGLLELNEKPLKNRMLVQIGLMREEREISWVNLIQWLQKIIPTHQFADFRSLIERSTTTVLSLKGDARENFLKSNVNFEFVGPICDCIGIGRKDLLEKSDFSDHAKLTGLTNGLVLELVNFIAREKLDPVVLVSWIRNFEPLFCKDGKIRKAYRLLRTNLKNFKIQVRNNQKSHKRRRGLLDEFLQSPFDLSLNAVADGHEYRRGTMIKAHAKKKRRIAVIKEEDEPVVVSQRDCLDETVEQQSQPEPDHNKMPHVISTKEKQGTRSHKRQAQSLDEVEEDPRTDIGDCVTLLDISVLSLQKLADMYGGKNEAAKAVSMDLLQNHFSTMLKEDANLRSLNQKVMACASSKGGAPLVVAPLNFLNYICLFFSDLIDVIEQQMMSFEKDFVNTTGVKLGRDKHPRFKSFLNFDESAVSRYIHMVSELLCPVEETTPNYRRHWLAFCIERNNPSKLPINRSNRLINYFEAAVGLLHHYEDVALFVSELQLLSNVSDIVLESVNADASDEAMQALVCVLAIVYLKVLGPFWQLLKSDGEYHLFNRYILCLYEKLLEWSQDARCLLQPEAHLNVFLQLPIQERYFEGVFTYCRLNAENQNGTLVRACLQKMVKALAAVMEDNLRDFLPGGKLCKELPVDITAQMANSTFSQLMGEYSFGHSYPYEKNRPDKSPGQTASSVSEEVERELPSKVSPDRPTPPVVMLAPAESIEKHQEALHRHHMFKGEHLHNTEKMKVLRQKQETQDHIYRKTIVGAVSKKGGPCKSKQDVDRLLAKVEGASHAQKCEAIRCELNYQKCITGSRDNKLDNIGFALSDMVSTLKDVLPNESSQIITPVQNLVDDVENQTITVSCDALSHTAHPGPQNTVTGQQTQNRCINKSIDITTKSTVVSHSYRENFEFP; from the exons ATGGAGGACCTTCAAGACTTTGCTTCCTCTAGTGTGAGCGCTAAGACCATTGCTGCTGAGCTCA AAGATGATTTCTATTCCAAGTTTGTTGATGACTTCCTTGGTGATCATAACGGAGGCCTTCTGGAGTTAAATGAAAAGCCGTTGAAAAACCGCATGTTGGTTCAGATTGGGCTGATGAGAGAGGAGCGTGAGATTTCATGGGTCAATTTAATACAATGGCTCCAAAAGATTATCCCAACACATCAGTTTGCTGATTTCCGCAGCTTGATTGAGAGGAGCACCACAACAGTTTTGAGCTTAAAAGGGGATGCCAGGGAGAACTTTCTTAAGTCAAACGTAAACTTTGAATTTGTTGGACCTATATGTGATTGTATTGGAATCGGAAGAAAAGATTTACTTGAAAAATCTGATTTCTCAGATCATGCAAAATTAACGGGCCTCACAAATGGCCTTGTTCTAGAATTGGTTAACTTTATAGCAAGAGAAAAATTAGATCCAGTTGTCTTGGTGTCTTGGATTCGTAACTTTGAGCCGTTATTCTGTAAGGATGGCAAAATCAGAAAAGCTTACAGACTTTTGCGGACAAATCTTAAGAATTTTAAGATTCAGGTCCGCAACAATCAGAAAAGCCACAAGAGGAGGCGTGGATTGTTGGATGAATTCCTTCAGAGTCCATTTGATCTTTCTCTCAATGCTGTTGCTGATGGTCATGAATACAGGAGGGGCACAATGATCAAGGCACATGCAAAGAAGAAGCGACGCATTGCTGTGATCAAGGAGGAAGATGAGCCCGTTGTTGTTTCCCAGAGAGATTGCCTTGATGAGACTGTGGAACAGCAGTCACAGCCTGAACCTGATCACAACAAAATGCCCCATGTGATCAGTACAAAAGAGAAACAAGGAACACGGAGCCATAAAAGACAGGCACAGTCACTAGATGAGGTGGAAGAAGACCCAAGAACTGATATAGGTGACTGTGTCACACTGCTTGATATCTCTGTGTTGTCTTTGCAAAAGCTTGCAGACATGTATGGAGGCAAGAATGAAGCTGCTAAGGCAGTGTCAATGGATCTACTTCAAAATCACTTTTCCACAATGCTAAAGGAAGATGCCAACTTGAGGTCCCTCAATCAAAAAGTAATGGCCTGTGCCTCATCCAAGGGAGGCGCCCCTCTGGTTGTGGCACCTTTGAATTTTCTGAATTACATCTGCCTATTCTTTTCAGATCTCATTGATGTTATTGAGCAGCAAATGATGTCATTTGAGAAAGATTTTGTGAACACCACTGGAGTGAAACTTGGACGTGACAAGCACCCCAGATTTAAGAGTTTTCTGAACTTTGACGAGAGTGCTGTGTCACGTTACATTCACATGGTTTCTGAACTTTTATGTCCAGTTGAGGAGACTACCCCTAACTACCGCAGGCACTGGCTTGCTTTTTGCATTGAGAGAAATAACCCTTCCAAACTGCCTATCAATAGGTCGAATCGTCTCATTAACTACTTCGAAGCAGCTGTGGGGCTTCTTCACCATTATGAAGATGTTGCTCTTTTTGTATCTGAACTGCAGCTTCTAAGTAACGTTTCTGATATTGTCTTGGAGAGCGTAAATGCTGATGCAAGTGACGAGGCTATGCAGGCGCTTGTCTGTGTGCTTGCCATTGTCTACCTTAAAGTCTTGGGACCCTTTTGGCAGCTACTCAAGAGTGATGGAGAATATCATCTTTTCAATCGGTACATACTTTGCCTGTATGAAAAGCTCTTGGAATGGTCTCAAGATGCAAGGTGTCTTTTGCAACCAGAAGCTCATTTGAATGTGTTCTTACAGCTTCCAATACAAGAGAGATATTTTGAGGGAGTGTTCACGTATTGCCGTCTTAATGCAGAGAACCAGAATGGTACTCTCGTAAGAGCTTGTTTACAGAAGATGGTGAAAGCCCTTGCAGCTGTGATGGAGGACAATCTCCGAGATTTCTTACCTGGAGGGAAGCTCTGCAAAGAACTGCCTGTCGACATAACTGCTCAAATGGCAAACTCCACATTTTCACAGTTAATGGGTGAATACTCCTTCGGTCATTCATACCCCTATGAGAAGAACAGGCCTGATAAAAGTCCTGGACAGACAGCGAGTAGCGTTTCAGAAGAGGTAGAAAGAGAACTTCCTTCCAAAGTGTCGCCAGATAGACCTACACCACCTGTGGTCATGTTAGCTCCAGCTGAATCCATTGAAAAGCATCAAGAAGCATTGCACCGGCACCACATGTTTAAAGGAGAACATCTCCATAATACAGAAAAAATGAAGGTGCTTCGGCAGAAGCAAGAAACTCAGGATCACATTTATAGAAAAACAATTGTTGGAGCGGTTTCAAAAAAAGGTGGCCCGTGTAAAAGTAAGCAAGATGTTGACCGATTGCTAGCAAAAGTAGAAGGTGCAAGCCATGCACAGAAATGTGAGGCCATTCGCTGTGAACTGAACTACCAGAAGTGCATCACTGGTTCCAGAGACAACAAGTTAGATAACATAGGTTTTGCTTTGTCAGACATGGTCTCTACACTGAAGGATGTCTTGCCAAATGAGAGTTCTCAAATTATTACACCAGTGCAAAATTTGGTTGATGATGTAGAAAATCAGACAATCACAGTGAGTTGTGATGCATTGAGTCATACAGCACACCCAGGCCCTCAAAACACAGTCACTGGTCAGCAAACTCAAAACAGGTGTATCAACAAAAGTATTGATATAACGACTAAAAGCACAGTTGTTTCCCATAGTTACAGGGAGAACTTTGAATTTCCTTGA